The Lycium ferocissimum isolate CSIRO_LF1 chromosome 1, AGI_CSIRO_Lferr_CH_V1, whole genome shotgun sequence genome includes a region encoding these proteins:
- the LOC132067835 gene encoding uncharacterized protein LOC132067835 has translation MAFKANVLLVFSLVLLIISSEVNARDMVEPSLPLLEANEVQNTGEMSNPTVMKSGWGKFDFVYNAACFACECPKKGNDDDNNKDNNNNNNSGNVSEYCKAICC, from the exons atgGCATTCAAGGCAAATGTTTTGCTTGTTTTTTCTTTGGTTCTTCTAATAATATCATCAGAGGTAAATGCAAGGGATATGGTTGAGCCTTCACTGCCATTACTTGAGG CAAATGAAGTTCAGAACACAGGTGAGATGAGCAACCCAACAGTCATGAAAAGTGGTTGGggaaaatttgattttgtttataATGCAGCGTGTTTCGCTTGCGAGTGCCCAAAGAagggtaatgatgatgataacaacaaggacaacaacaataataataacagtGGTAATGTAAGTGAGTACTGTAAAGCCATTTGTTGTTAG